The Acidobacteriota bacterium genome contains a region encoding:
- a CDS encoding M28 family peptidase has product MAPAAGAAEGDEGEGLLLQNTRQLTFQGRRSGEGYFDPSGSRMVFQSEREPGNPFYQIYLMDLETGDTSRISPGIGKTTCAWVHPSGNRVLFASTHDDPQARAKQKEEIELRESGQQRRYSWDYDEHFEIYSADLQGRDIRRLTHARGYDAEGSYSPDGTRIVFSSNRHAYSQELSSPDRELLEIDKSVFADLYLMNADGSNVRRLTEVRGYDGGPFFSQDGSKITWRRFSEDGATAEIYTMNADGSDAKAITSMGAMSWAPFFHPSGQYLIFSTNKHGFANFELYLVDAQGRRDPVRVTYTDGFDGLAAFSPDGQTLAWTSNRTPEKQSQIFMAQWNHQRALQLLGLQDAADSLPPVALPATEAAISAQDLKEHVALLAADRLEGRLTGTQGERMAADYLAKYFASLGLQPAGEKGSYFHDFEFTSGVELGSENRLRLQIEGEEWTPAVDEDWRPLSFSQTGGIEAGQVVFAGYGIVAPQGQGQEEYDSYVHLDVEDKWVLMFRYLPDGISSERRQHLARHASLRYKAMEARNRGARGIIIVSGPASQVKDQLVELSFDASLSGTSVAAISIGDDWAQRLLGAAGKDLQALQEQLDQGELMMGFPLPSATVSATIDLTYKKAVGRNVLALLPAGDQPMGEAVAIGAHMDHLGRGQASGSLARADEKGQIHNGADDNASGVAGMLEIAQYLAEQKASGRLMARRDLLFAAWSGEELGLLGSSHWVNERDQDKDNDLKPDITAYLNLDMIGRLRDELILQGLGSSSVWTGIVEQRNVPVGLAISPQDDSYLPTDATSFYIKKVPILSAFTGAHEDYHSPRDTAEKLNYTGMREVSRFMALVARDLVQRPQGPDYIAMQEPEEKGARAGLRAYLGTIPDYAQGDVKGLRLSGVSKGSPSDQAGLQAGDVVVELAGRAIENIYDYTYAIDALKIGETVKIVVMRQGERLSFDITPSSRE; this is encoded by the coding sequence ATGGCGCCGGCCGCAGGGGCGGCGGAAGGCGACGAGGGCGAAGGCCTGCTGTTGCAGAACACGCGCCAGTTGACTTTTCAGGGACGGCGTTCCGGGGAGGGATATTTCGACCCCTCAGGAAGCCGCATGGTTTTCCAGAGCGAGCGCGAACCCGGCAACCCCTTCTACCAGATCTATCTGATGGATCTGGAGACGGGCGACACCTCCCGCATTTCGCCCGGGATCGGTAAAACCACCTGCGCATGGGTCCACCCCAGCGGAAACCGCGTCCTCTTCGCCTCCACCCATGACGACCCACAGGCCCGGGCCAAACAGAAAGAAGAGATCGAGTTGCGGGAATCCGGCCAGCAGCGGCGCTATTCCTGGGACTACGACGAACACTTCGAGATCTACAGCGCTGATCTCCAGGGCAGAGACATCCGCCGCCTCACCCATGCCAGAGGCTATGACGCCGAAGGCAGCTATTCTCCGGACGGCACCCGGATCGTCTTCTCCTCCAACCGCCACGCCTACAGTCAGGAACTGTCGTCCCCGGACCGCGAACTGCTGGAGATCGACAAGTCGGTGTTCGCCGATCTCTACCTCATGAACGCCGACGGTTCAAACGTCCGCCGCCTGACCGAGGTGCGGGGTTACGATGGAGGGCCGTTCTTCAGCCAGGACGGAAGCAAGATTACCTGGCGGCGTTTTTCCGAAGACGGAGCCACGGCCGAGATTTACACCATGAACGCCGACGGATCGGACGCCAAGGCCATCACCAGCATGGGAGCCATGTCCTGGGCGCCCTTCTTCCATCCTTCCGGCCAATACTTGATTTTCTCCACCAACAAGCATGGATTCGCCAATTTCGAACTCTATCTGGTGGACGCCCAGGGCCGCCGCGATCCGGTGCGCGTCACCTACACCGACGGATTCGACGGCCTGGCCGCTTTTTCTCCCGACGGGCAAACCCTGGCCTGGACCAGCAACCGCACTCCCGAGAAACAGTCGCAGATCTTCATGGCCCAGTGGAATCATCAAAGAGCTCTGCAACTCCTGGGCTTGCAGGACGCAGCCGATTCCCTGCCGCCGGTGGCTCTTCCCGCTACCGAGGCGGCCATCTCCGCCCAGGACCTGAAAGAGCACGTGGCCTTGCTGGCCGCCGACCGGCTGGAGGGCCGCCTGACGGGCACCCAGGGCGAGCGCATGGCCGCCGACTACCTGGCCAAGTACTTCGCCTCTTTGGGGTTGCAGCCGGCGGGCGAGAAGGGAAGCTACTTTCACGACTTCGAATTCACTTCGGGGGTCGAGCTAGGCTCTGAAAACCGCTTGCGCCTGCAAATCGAGGGAGAGGAATGGACGCCCGCCGTCGATGAAGATTGGCGGCCCCTGTCCTTTTCCCAGACCGGCGGGATCGAGGCCGGCCAGGTGGTCTTCGCCGGTTACGGCATCGTAGCGCCCCAGGGTCAGGGCCAGGAGGAGTACGATTCCTACGTCCACCTCGACGTTGAGGACAAGTGGGTGCTGATGTTTCGCTATCTGCCCGACGGCATCTCTTCTGAGCGCCGTCAGCACCTGGCCCGCCATGCCAGCCTCCGCTACAAGGCCATGGAGGCCCGTAACCGGGGAGCCCGCGGAATCATCATCGTCAGCGGACCCGCTTCTCAGGTCAAGGATCAATTGGTGGAACTGAGCTTCGACGCCTCCCTGTCAGGCACCTCGGTGGCTGCTATCTCCATCGGCGACGACTGGGCCCAGCGGCTTCTGGGAGCAGCCGGCAAAGACCTGCAAGCGCTGCAAGAGCAGCTCGACCAGGGCGAATTGATGATGGGATTCCCGCTTCCTTCAGCCACCGTCTCGGCCACTATCGACCTGACCTACAAGAAGGCCGTGGGACGCAATGTCCTGGCCCTCCTGCCGGCCGGCGATCAGCCGATGGGCGAAGCTGTTGCCATCGGCGCTCACATGGACCACCTGGGACGCGGTCAAGCCAGCGGCTCTTTGGCCCGAGCCGATGAGAAAGGGCAGATTCACAACGGCGCCGACGACAACGCCTCGGGCGTTGCCGGCATGCTGGAGATCGCGCAGTACCTGGCCGAGCAGAAGGCCTCGGGACGCCTGATGGCCCGCCGAGACCTGCTCTTCGCAGCCTGGTCGGGCGAAGAACTGGGGCTGTTGGGTTCAAGCCATTGGGTCAACGAGCGCGACCAGGACAAGGACAACGATCTCAAGCCAGACATCACCGCCTACCTGAATCTGGACATGATCGGGCGGCTGCGCGACGAACTCATTCTTCAGGGCCTCGGCTCCAGCAGCGTCTGGACCGGCATCGTGGAACAGCGGAACGTCCCCGTAGGACTCGCCATCTCGCCTCAGGACGACAGCTACCTGCCTACCGACGCCACCTCCTTCTACATCAAGAAGGTGCCCATTCTGAGCGCTTTCACCGGCGCCCACGAGGACTACCATTCCCCCCGTGACACCGCCGAGAAGCTCAACTACACGGGCATGAGGGAGGTATCCCGTTTCATGGCGCTGGTGGCCCGCGACCTGGTGCAGCGTCCGCAGGGACCCGATTACATCGCCATGCAGGAGCCCGAGGAGAAGGGCGCCCGGGCCGGCTTGCGGGCCTATCTGGGAACCATCCCCGACTACGCTCAGGGCGACGTCAAAGGCCTGCGCCTTTCCGGCGTCTCCAAGGGGTCGCCTTCCGACCAGGCGGGACTGCAGGCGGGAGACGTAGTGGTCGAATTGGCCGGACGGGCCATCGAGAACATCTACGACTACACCTACGCCATCGACGCCCTCAAGATTGGCGAGACCGTCAAGATCGTGGTCATGCGCCAGGGAGAGCGCCTGTCCTTCGACATCACGCCCTCTTCCCGCGAGTAG
- the trmH gene encoding tRNA (guanosine(18)-2'-O)-methyltransferase TrmH, with protein MTPERYQRIRRVLDHRQPDLTIIFENLKKPHNFSALLRTCDAVGIGEAFAVWPQGEIGISPSISGNTANWVRTRTFPSLGKAVEEASGRGMRVLAANVEESSTDFREVDFTRPTALLLGQELHGLTDQMAPLADQFITIPTVGMGDSLNVSVAAAVILFEVRRQREAAGFYDQPRLTPEEYQRLLFEWGYPEVEEYCRRKGIPYPQLREDGQIVDWEERA; from the coding sequence ATGACGCCTGAACGATACCAGCGCATCCGCCGCGTGCTCGATCACCGCCAACCCGATTTGACGATTATCTTCGAAAACCTCAAGAAACCTCACAACTTCTCGGCTCTCCTGCGGACCTGCGATGCCGTCGGCATCGGGGAAGCGTTCGCTGTCTGGCCCCAAGGTGAAATCGGCATCTCCCCTTCCATCTCCGGCAACACCGCCAATTGGGTGCGGACCCGCACCTTTCCCTCGCTGGGCAAAGCGGTGGAGGAAGCCAGCGGACGCGGAATGCGGGTTCTGGCAGCCAATGTCGAGGAGTCCTCGACCGACTTCCGCGAGGTCGACTTCACCCGCCCCACGGCCCTGTTGCTGGGGCAGGAGCTGCACGGCCTCACCGATCAAATGGCCCCGCTGGCCGACCAGTTCATCACCATCCCCACGGTGGGTATGGGAGATTCGCTCAACGTATCGGTGGCCGCCGCCGTCATCCTCTTTGAAGTCCGGCGGCAGAGGGAGGCGGCGGGATTCTACGACCAGCCCCGCCTGACGCCTGAAGAGTACCAGCGGCTTCTTTTCGAGTGGGGCTATCCTGAAGTCGAGGAATACTGCCGCCGCAAGGGCATCCCCTACCCCCAACTGCGTGAAGACGGCCAGATCGTAGACTGGGAAGAGCGCGCCTAG
- a CDS encoding TlpA disulfide reductase family protein — protein sequence MKRTLFALAPALFVLCSLSCGGDSRQAIPLGSIHQQAPNFTLPRLDGDAVTLADTVAENKVVLVNFWATWCPPCRIELPHLNALHNKYRDKGFIVLAVNVDEDMAAVERFLAENKFDFPVLLDNQFRVQRRYGVNSLPTNVFIDDRQEILSYMRGYTPLIEDSVLSALEYVESRRSGNSD from the coding sequence ATGAAGCGAACCCTTTTTGCGCTTGCCCCGGCCCTTTTCGTCCTCTGCAGCCTTTCTTGCGGAGGAGACTCGCGCCAGGCGATTCCCCTCGGCTCCATTCATCAACAGGCTCCCAACTTCACCTTGCCGCGGCTCGACGGCGATGCCGTCACTTTGGCCGACACGGTGGCCGAGAACAAGGTGGTGCTGGTCAATTTCTGGGCCACCTGGTGCCCTCCCTGCCGAATCGAACTGCCCCACCTCAACGCCCTCCACAACAAATACCGGGACAAGGGTTTCATCGTCTTGGCCGTCAACGTGGACGAAGACATGGCTGCCGTTGAAAGGTTCCTGGCCGAGAACAAGTTCGACTTTCCCGTCCTGCTCGACAATCAGTTCCGGGTGCAGCGGCGTTACGGCGTCAATTCCCTGCCCACAAACGTCTTTATCGACGACCGCCAGGAGATCCTCAGCTACATGAGGGGCTACACCCCGCTCATCGAAGACTCGGTCCTCAGCGCCCTTGAGTACGTTGAGAGCCGCCGGTCTGGTAACTCGGACTGA